The Fodinibius salinus genome includes a window with the following:
- a CDS encoding PhzF family phenazine biosynthesis protein encodes MQLPIYQVDAFASKLFEGNPAAICPLSEWVSDELMQQVAMENNLSETAFFVPQNDRYRLRWFTPTTEVDLCGHATLASAHVLFEHLEYQRSTIKFDTNSGVLKVRKEDDQLVMDFPAAALNATETPDFLEKAIGHPAKELYHDTDYLYVLENEEQIRNLDPDIAAISKADARGVIVTAPSKQVDFVSRFFAPAAGVDEDPVTGSAHTMLTPYWAQQLGKEKLVGRQVSQRGGTVYCRQHGDRIALGGQACTFMQGVITL; translated from the coding sequence ATGCAACTACCAATCTATCAAGTTGATGCTTTTGCTTCTAAACTTTTTGAAGGCAATCCGGCAGCCATTTGCCCATTAAGTGAATGGGTTTCTGATGAGCTGATGCAGCAGGTAGCGATGGAAAACAATTTATCTGAAACGGCATTTTTTGTGCCACAGAATGATCGATACCGCCTCCGTTGGTTTACGCCCACTACCGAGGTTGATTTATGCGGGCATGCAACACTGGCCTCGGCACATGTCTTGTTTGAACACTTGGAGTATCAGCGAAGTACGATCAAGTTTGATACCAACAGCGGCGTGTTGAAGGTACGAAAGGAAGACGACCAGCTGGTAATGGATTTTCCTGCTGCTGCCCTCAATGCTACCGAAACGCCCGATTTTTTGGAAAAAGCAATTGGACATCCGGCCAAAGAATTATACCACGATACCGATTACCTCTACGTGCTCGAAAACGAAGAGCAGATTCGTAACCTGGATCCCGATATTGCAGCAATTTCCAAAGCCGATGCGCGCGGCGTTATAGTAACTGCACCCAGTAAGCAGGTTGATTTTGTATCCCGCTTTTTTGCTCCGGCTGCGGGTGTGGATGAGGATCCGGTTACAGGCTCGGCCCATACAATGCTCACCCCTTATTGGGCTCAACAATTAGGAAAAGAAAAACTGGTAGGACGACAAGTGTCGCAGCGCGGCGGCACGGTTTATTGTCGTCAACATGGCGATCGGATAGCACTGGGTGGCCAGGCGTGTACATTCATGCAAGGGGTTATCACATTATGA